From the genome of Medicago truncatula cultivar Jemalong A17 chromosome 2, MtrunA17r5.0-ANR, whole genome shotgun sequence:
CCGTATTCCACTCCAGCatgttgatattgatattaataTTGTATATgcaatttcattttaaaatttaatgaattatgattatgatcaaatccttcaaaaaaaacttgtaaatcTGTTAGGAGTAGATGTTGCAGCTGGTACATCTTGTTTATACCTTCATTTGTTCCTCTAAATGGACTGTTCAATCATCCATGCTCTCTGTTGATGTCTAGTCCTTTACGGCTTTCGTAAATCATGATTTCATCaagactttttgttttttgcttatatttgagaccaGAGGAACTACTAGTTCAgtttcaattattttgatttcttatgAGGTGTATTAGTTCTCTAACTCGAACCATAGTTATGACTGAAAATTGACACTTGTTGCTAGTTACAGGCTTATAGCATCATGTCATCAAATTCTGACCAGCTTCTTCAGGGCCAGCTAATGGAAACTGCTTCTGTTCGAATTCCCTTGCCATCTGATATGGCGGAAGAACCCATATATGTGAATTCAAAGCAGTACCATGCTATTATGAGGCGAAGACAGTGTCGGGCAAAACTTGAAGCACATAACAAACTCATAAAGGATCGTAAagtaagcacacctgcatttctGTTTTGTCTCTTCTATAGCATAAAATTTCTCTTAAACCAACAGCACTAACAATATTGTTCTGCAGCCATATCTTCACGAGTCCCGACATGTACATGCATTAAAGAGAGCTAGAGGAGCCGGTGGCCGTTTTCTCAATGCTAAAAAGCTCCAAGAATCAAAGCTTGATTCGCCAAACCATGGCCAAAATGTTTCCACCGGCTATacttgtttgaatttgaatggaAATATGTCGGAACCTAAAATGCATGATCAGGTTGAAAACTACAGAGACGATGCTTCTGATGTCGCATATGGAtctaataggaatgaaatgtttCAGCAGCAACAGGAGTTAGAGTTCAGGTTATGCAGTTACCCTTCTTCTCAGACTGGAAGGAACATGCAGGATTATACATCTGACAAGAATGTTGGTGCGAATCAACGCCGACTATCCGTCCGCATGTGAGAGACTTGTAGAACACATCATTGTAGTTGGTTATTCTTCGTCTTCATCGTTCAGATCAGACGAAGACCACTATTTGATTGTGTTCTCCAATCTCTACCATTGGGAAGTCATCCTTGGCTCATATTTACTTATGTCATACTGTTTGATAATCTTAATTTTTCATCACACTTTATTACGTATTGTGTAGCCTATTGTTTAGGCAAAAATCACAAGTAATGACTTGTCAAAAACAATGCTTTTCTAAGTTTAATGTTGGAACCTAGTGTGactttatttgttgtttttaccGAAGAACGGAGTTTTTTGAATCCTACACATCTTTGATTTGATGTATATTGTATGGGGCTTTGACATATGTGTGACTCTATCGTAGTCGTTGGATTGAGATTGGCATGGATGGTTCATATTTTAATGCAAATTttgagttatttattttttaaatataaaataccgagtttgaaatttaaattgtgTGATCTTGATATTGATACAACAATCATGATTGCATCAAATTAATGACCGCAGTCAATTTGTTGTTTGTGCATAGTTTCAACAAAGGAGCTTGAATCATGAGGGACCACACCCATGACATTACAACAAAGCATTAatgaaaattcaattaaatgAGTCTTTTCTTCATCTGCCTTGCATGATTCTTCTTTACGAGAGTTGTGGTCATATTCTTATCTCGTTCATAAGTACTTCAAATTAGATATAATAAGAACTTACTCTTTGGATTCTCGTTTATCCTACAAGTTCTGAAGGTGGTTCCACATTGCACCAACATGCAACACCTATATAATGACATTATTCACATGTTCAAAATCATATGATCTTTGTCCGACAACCCATAAATATGCACTTTGATATATTTTGAACTTTAATCTGAGTCGTTCTATTAAGATCAGACGACTTTTAACACATCGACCATATGACTGTTGAATTGTCGAATTTGTCTAACAAAATCTTGGTCAACAAGCAAGACAAGACATCCTTGCTTTGCTTGCATCAGGCTGGGTCCCAATCAATTCAATCATTAACATACTTGAACAAAGGGGTAATAGTTTGGTTGGTTCTATAACAAGTAACCATAATAGTCCattaatgtattaaaattttaaaataatatctgATTATGCACTATGTTAGTACgttaaaatgtttcattaaaattatcatattagtccctcaataaatttaaatattgtcATATCAATCTTTATAACTGTTAGATCAgttactatataaaaaaaattattgtcaacattgatgaattattttgactaacgaaATACATGATCACAATTTTGGAATTTCAATATATAAAGAGATTATTGTTATTACTCGTTACATCTTTATGaatcaaaatgactattacactctttaaacatttaaaaaatgatatttatactaTCATCATTTTTGAACAAGATTATCTTCCCTCTTCTTTTAGTACAAGAGAGAGAATATATATTTGTCTAAGGGATTATTTTTAGGAATTCAGAATTTTGTAATGACCGTCCATCACGTCATCATAATAATCTGATTATTACAGTGGAGGCAGTCACAGAGGATCCCAATCCATGAATATAAAAAATCCACAAGCACTACCTCGAAGAAAAACCTGCGTTGTGTCTTGTTTTGTTCTCTGAGTCTTgtctcactttttcttttaaaaacagttttttttttttttccttctgtgtTTTTTTGTTCGTGTGAGTTTCATTTCTTGCACTgcgagaaagaaaaaaaccctAATCCAAACGACATCGTTTTCAATCTCTGTTGAATTGAGTGTGACGACGAAACCCTTAACCATAACCCATTGAATCGAATTGAACAATGGAAGGTCGAAGTCGCACCGTTGAGCAAATTTTTGATGATTTCAAGAGCCGAAGAACTGGAATCATCAAAGCCCTAACCGTCGGTATAATTTCTTGTTCAATCTTTTTgaattttggcaaaagggtttTTCATTTCCTTGCCTGATCTacaaattttggatttttaattcaatttcctgctaaggtttttgaattttattcatttttgcaCTAAAACGTTTGGCTTTGTTGTCATGTTGTTGCAGATGTTGAAGATTTCTACCGACAATGTGATCCTGGTTAGTTTAATTTCAATgctttctctcaaaaaaattatgaatttcattttgttgCTTACATTTGAATGCTCTTTTATATTCCACCAATTTTAGGGttcacatatttattttatgtatttgCAATTGGTATCACTGATTTCTGTAATTTAGATGTATTGCGTATGTTAATTGATAATTCTTGTTCTTTATAGTTTTACTTGTAGCTTTGAATTCTGATGTAGGAGATTTTTCAGCCGCCTTTTATTTATCAGTCAATGCGGCTATAAGCCTATAATGCAAAATTTGTCGCGTTTCTATGTTTTAGGACCTGTTTGggttggcttatttgagcttatttactggcataagttttgtgagactgtttgggagaagttttgaaaacagcttatgacatcttatagcatatacaaaaacaatttcactttattttaccattttccataaaaatagcttatgtaagcttatacataagcgcttatcatgataagtgtgTGTGCTATTAGCTGCAAATAAGTTTcttatccaaacaggcccttaaaATAGTTGCATTTATTCCATATACAAGTTTTCATATCTGTTGTATTCTTTCAGAAAAGGAGAATTTGTGCTTGTATGGATTGCTTAATGAGAATTGGGAAGTGAATTTACCTGTTGAAGAAGTTCCTCCAGAGATTCCTGAACCTGTGCTGGGTATCAACTTTGCCAGGGATGGAATGCAAGAGAAAGACTGGTTAGCCTTAGTTGCTGTTCACAGTGATACATGGTTACTTTCCCTTGCATTCTACTTTGGAGCCAGATTTGGATTTGATAAAGCTGACAGGTATATATTACTTGAAGCATAACTATTTTTATCTTGATGTCAACTCGTGAAAAAGTTAGTTCAGGATGAGTATGTTCAATTAAGGCAGTAGTTTGGATCATACTTTTCTTATCTTTACATTTGTTTAGTCATGGTTGTGTTGGATTTTCTTTACACCCTTGTTGAATAAGATTTTTCATGTTTAGCATGAAGCAATTGTCTCCACTTTATAACTGCTTTCTAGCATCAGCCTTGATTTGCAATTTTATTTGCTTATAAATCATTGTTGAGGCAGTATCCCAACACGGAGACAGATGTTGAAGGATAGAAAAAAATGCATACCATTTTTTTCCTGAAAAAGAGGAGCCTTACTTTGCATCTGCAAGAGGCTGATTCCACGACTTGAGCCTATGACCTCTTAGTCACATCACACATGGCAGCATTTCTATAGCAGGTTCTTATTGAGTATCAACTCGATTTAAGATAGTGCAAGAAGGAAAAGTTGGACTTGTATATTGATTATCATGTGAATGGAAGATCCCTATCAAGTGGTTATTTCTTTAGCAGCCACAATTGATGCTCTTTCAGTCATAATGTAATCATCTGTGTATCTATTTTGGATACTTGTTAATGTCACATGCATTTCATCATGCATCCATCCTGTCCTAATTTTCCGTTTGTGATGCAGGAAACGTCTATTCAATTTGATCAATGAACTGCCAACAGTATTTGAAGTTGTTACTGGTGCTGCAAAGAAACAAGTCAAAGAGAAGTCTTCAGTCTCAAACAACAGTGGCAGCAAATCTAAGTCCAGTTCTAAAGCGGTAAATAATTCTTGACAAACATTCATCACAAATAGATACATTTGTTCATAAATATTTGCCTATCTGAATCGCAGTGTAAAACTCAGGATGTTTTTCAAGTGTAGACTGTTAATAGGTAGAAACCctgtttaaaataataatagctATCTACCTAACAAACTCTCCATGTATTGTCTATGGTTTATCCTATACTGTGTACTCCATGTAGATTGTTTAGTCTGTGTTGTCATCTCTCTATCTATGGTTTTTCAAGTGTAGACTGTATATAGGTAGAATCCCTCTTCAAAATTAAGGCATTTTTTAAGtggttattattatttgtcTGTTAAGcacacaaataaaaaagtaatggAGCAACTAGTTTAATTGGTTTCTTTTGAGCAAGACCAAAATGAAACGATTCTTTAGTATAAAGTTCTTCCTCATCCAAGACCTTGTTGTTTACTGCCAATATAAAAAGTTACCAATGTGGTAAACAATCTGTGTTGATCTTGAACTAGTTTACAGCTTGTCCTCTCCTTTTTTAATCCGAGTCTAAAATACTTTGGTGTTTCGTTACATTTTGGCGATAATGTAAGAACTTTACCTTAAGCTTGGTTATTCTGCAATTGTTTTGACATTGCTTACACAttcaattgaaagtgaagtatGATGAATATATTGGTTGCACTGGCTTTGTACTTGTAAGATGGAATTTGGACTGAATAGTTATGGCATAACACTTGAACTGCTACTTGTACGGTGTGCAGAATTAAAAGAGGAGAGTAGAGAGTAGAACATCCTAATATGTTATATCATTTTCTGTATTGTCATTTTGAATTTCAGGTTTAGAATGTGGACAAGTATAGTATCACATTATAGTTTTAGAAGCATATGATTGAAGTCACCCTGTTAATGATATGTATACTTGGTTGGAAATAGATCATCTCGTGTTGAACTTTCATAATAAAATCGTATCCATCTCCCTTCATAAGTTTCCACTAACTATCATATGGCAC
Proteins encoded in this window:
- the LOC11433420 gene encoding nuclear transcription factor Y subunit A-8 isoform X1, with translation MKCLCEKDSAHSTPHHIFGCPSWGTSSESQVQQTSMSKGLSFKVEALPQECHNSKALSFQFQEQDSSSTQSTGSSQSGQIPFQHCSSTGSTFKRTEENNMGCLIGSSSIGSPNLTVHPPLMDHSQSLAHVALHYADPGYNGLLSASYGQQYKLQAYSIMSSNSDQLLQGQLMETASVRIPLPSDMAEEPIYVNSKQYHAIMRRRQCRAKLEAHNKLIKDRKPYLHESRHVHALKRARGAGGRFLNAKKLQESKLDSPNHGQNVSTGYTCLNLNGNMSEPKMHDQVENYRDDASDVAYGSNRNEMFQQQQELEFRLCSYPSSQTGRNMQDYTSDKNVGANQRRLSVRM
- the LOC11433420 gene encoding nuclear transcription factor Y subunit A-8 isoform X2, with translation MKCLCEKDSAHSTPHHIFGCPSWGTSSESQVQQTSMSKGLSFKVEALPQECHNSKALSFQFQEQDSSSTQSTGSSQSGQIPFQHCSSTGSTFKRTEENNMGCLIGSSSIGSPNLTVHPPLMDHSQSLAHVALHYADPGYNGLLSASYGQQYKAYSIMSSNSDQLLQGQLMETASVRIPLPSDMAEEPIYVNSKQYHAIMRRRQCRAKLEAHNKLIKDRKPYLHESRHVHALKRARGAGGRFLNAKKLQESKLDSPNHGQNVSTGYTCLNLNGNMSEPKMHDQVENYRDDASDVAYGSNRNEMFQQQQELEFRLCSYPSSQTGRNMQDYTSDKNVGANQRRLSVRM
- the LOC11433421 gene encoding PHD finger protein ALFIN-LIKE 4: MEGRSRTVEQIFDDFKSRRTGIIKALTVDVEDFYRQCDPEKENLCLYGLLNENWEVNLPVEEVPPEIPEPVLGINFARDGMQEKDWLALVAVHSDTWLLSLAFYFGARFGFDKADRKRLFNLINELPTVFEVVTGAAKKQVKEKSSVSNNSGSKSKSSSKARAPEAQSRQPKAALLPKDEEEELEEQDDDEQGEATCGACGDSNGADEFWICCDICEKWFHGKCVKITPARAEHIKQYKCPSCSSNKRAR